The following proteins come from a genomic window of Diprion similis isolate iyDipSimi1 chromosome 8, iyDipSimi1.1, whole genome shotgun sequence:
- the LOC124409689 gene encoding facilitated trehalose transporter Tret1-2 homolog, with protein MEDENRNNRTTEATTQPDASSGKEDSGRSQLLRQILTAIGPIMSTISVGATFGYSAVLLPQLKPDSAATAERFGPASNVSSVFWPENELNDYDRDHRITTSGLEEESWIAASAALLMGPGCWLSGILMERLGRRLTQILVSPAYVIAWLTIGFAPNFTALIVGRLLSGLCVGLQGPLGPVYVAETSEPRMRGILLAGISLAIAVGILISHVLGTWFSWRVAAHLCAGFPVLSFLACLFAPESPAWLVKKKRISDATNAWLYLRGKNAVAELRALEHRSSESLASSTRGGVWKSRTFLAPLAILNVFFFVQQFSGVNAVAFYCVQLIANVSGPADNRNAHYATLVLDVVRLIASLFACWLTRRCGRRVLALVSGAGTACSLFVLGGGLLFGLGMPWLPGSMLIVFVCLVSIGLVPLPWLLCGEIFPVAARGLGSGLSSGFAFVCFFVVVKTGPEMIATLGNPGTFLLYGSLTAAGTVFFYFFLPETKDKTLEDIEDHFLRKKNAATAAVVATANTTRTVYDDSMKRSDP; from the coding sequence ATGGAGGATGAGAACAGAAATAACCGCACAACGGAAGCGACGACGCAGCCGGATGCTTCGTCGGGAAAGGAAGACTCGGGAAGGTCACAGCTATTGAGACAAATACTGACGGCGATCGGCCCGATAATGTCTACTATATCGGTCGGCGCTACGTTCGGTTACAGCGCGGTGCTGCTGCCGCAACTGAAGCCTGActcagcagcaacagcagagcGATTCGGCCCAGCTTCAAACGTGAGCAGCGTCTTCTGGCCAGAAAACGAGCTGAACGATTACGACAGGGATCATCGAATAACAACGAGCGGCCTCGAGGAGGAATCTTGGATCGCGGCCTCCGCGGCCCTCCTGATGGGCCCGGGTTGCTGGCTGTCGGGTATCCTGATGGAGCGACTGGGCAGACGCCTCACTCAGATCCTGGTGAGTCCCGCGTACGTGATCGCCTGGCTGACGATCGGGTTTGCGCCGAATTTCACGGCCCTGATTGTCGGTCGTCTCTTGTCGGGCCTCTGCGTCGGCCTCCAGGGTCCTCTGGGCCCGGTTTACGTGGCCGAGACGAGCGAGCCGCGCATGCGCGGGATCCTGCTGGCCGGTATAAGCCTGGCCATTGCCGTGGGGATATTGATCTCCCACGTCCTCGGGACCTGGTTCTCGTGGCGGGTCGCCGCCCACCTTTGCGCCGGGTTCCCTGTTTTGTCTTTCCTCGCCTGCCTCTTCGCCCCGGAGAGCCCAGCCTGGCTCGTAAAGAAGAAGCGCATTTCCGATGCAACGAACGCCTGGCTTTACCTCCGTGGTAAGAACGCGGTTGCGGAACTTCGAGCGTTGGAGCATCGTTCGTCGGAATCCCTCGCAAGCTCGACCCGCGGCGGAGTCTGGAAGTCCCGGACGTTTCTCGCGCCTCTAGCGATCCTCAACGTATTTTTCTTCGTACAACAGTTTTCGGGCGTGAATGCGGTCGCCTTTTACTGCGTACAATTGATCGCCAACGTTTCAGGACCCGCGGATAACCGCAACGCGCATTACGCGACCCTGGTTCTTGACGTCGTTCGCCTCATCGCCAGCCTGTTTGCCTGCTGGTTGACCCGCCGATGCGGCCGACGAGTCCTCGCCCTCGTTTCCGGCGCCGGAACGGCGTGCAGCCTCTTCGTACTCGGCGGAGGCCTGCTCTTCGGCCTGGGAATGCCGTGGCTTCCGGGTTCGATGCTCATCGTCTTCGTCTGCCTAGTCAGCATCGGCCTGGTGCCACTGCCCTGGCTTTTATGCGGCGAGATATTCCCCGTGGCGGCACGCGGCCTCGGATCCGGCCTCAGTTCGGGCTTCGCATTCGTTTGCTTTTTCGTCGTCGTCAAGACTGGACCTGAGATGATCGCGACTCTGGGTAATCCGGGAACTTTTCTACTTTACGGATCTCTGACCGCGGCTGGTACggttttcttctacttcttcttacCTGAGACCAAGGACAAAACTCTCGAAGATATCGAGGATCACTTCTTGCGGAAAAAAAACGCTGCCACCGCCGCCGTAGTCGCAACCGCGAATACGACTCGTACAGTTTATGATGACAGTATGAAGAGAAGTGACCCGTAG